The following proteins are co-located in the Vidua macroura isolate BioBank_ID:100142 chromosome 1, ASM2450914v1, whole genome shotgun sequence genome:
- the LRRC3B gene encoding leucine-rich repeat-containing protein 3B encodes MHLVDLWLTRSLSMCLLLQSFVLMILCFHSASMCPKGCLCSHSGGLNVSCSNANLKEIPRDLPPETVLLYLDSNQITSIPNEIFKDLHQLRVLNLSKNGIEFIDEHAFKGVAETLQTLDLSDNRIKSVHKNAFNNLKARARIANNPWHCDCTLQQVLRSMASNHETANNVICKTSVLDEHAGRPFLNAANDADLCNLPKKTTDYAMLVTMFGWFTMVISYVVYYVRQNQEDARRHLEYLKSLPSRQKKPDEADDISTVV; translated from the coding sequence ATGCATTTGGTAGACCTGTGGTTAACTCGTTCCCTCTCCATGTGTCTGCTCCTACAAAGTTTTGTCCTCATGATACTGTGCTTTCATTCTGCCAGTATGTGCCCAAAAGGCTGCCTCTGTTCCCACTCCGGAGGTCTGAATGTCAGCTGTAGCAATGCAAACCTCAAGGAAATACCCAGAGATCTTCCTCCAGAAACAGTCTTACTTTATTTGGACTCCAACCAGATAACATCTATCCCCAATGAAATTTTTAAGGACTTGCACCAATTGAGAGTCCTCAATTTATCAAAAAATGGAATTGAGTTTATTGATGAACATGCCTTTAAAGGGGTGGCAGAAACCTTGCAGACTCTGGATTTGTCCGACAACCGGATAAAAAGCGTGCACAAAAATGCTTTCAACAACCTGAAGGCCAGGGCCAGAATTGCCAACAACCCCTGGCACTGTGACTGCACGCTGCAGCAGGTGCTCCGGAGCATGGCCTCCAACCACGAGACAGCCAACAACGTCATCTGCAAGACGTCTGTGCTGGACGAGCATGCGGGAAGACCCTTCCTCAACGCTGCCAACGACGCCGACCTCTGCAACCTCCCTAAAAAGACTACTGACTACGCCATGCTGGTCACCATGTTTGGCTGGTTCACCATGGTGATCTCCTACGTGGTTTATTACGTCCGACAGAACCAGGAGGATGCAAGGAGGCATCTTGAGTACTTGAAATCCCTGCCAAGCAGGCAAAAGAAACCAGATGAAGCCGATGACATTAGCACTGTGGTATAG